In Etheostoma spectabile isolate EspeVRDwgs_2016 chromosome 20, UIUC_Espe_1.0, whole genome shotgun sequence, the following are encoded in one genomic region:
- the rps6ka1 gene encoding ribosomal protein S6 kinase alpha-1 isoform X10, which translates to MKVLKKATLKVRDRVRTKMERDILADVNHPFVVKLHYAFQTEGKLYLILDFLRGGDLFTRLSKEVMFTEEDVKFYLAELALGLDHLHGLGIIYRDLKPENILLDEEGHIKLTDFGLCKEAIDHEKKAYSFCGTVEYMAPEVVNRQGHDHSADWWSFGVLMFEMLTGSLPFQGKDRKETMNLILKARLGMPQFLSAEAQSMLRALFKRNPANRLGSGADGAEELKRHGFFSTIDWNKLFRRELKPPFKPAVARPDDTFYFDSEFTSRTPKDSPGVPPSAGAHQLFRGFSFIASTLLEKEGSVEPAKAPPHPVVQQLHGKNLLFSDGYILKEDIGMGSFSVCKRCIHKATNTEYAVKMIDKTSTDPSEEIEILLRYGQHPNIITLKDVYDNGKQVFMVTELMRGGELLDRILKQKFFSEREASAVLHTITKTVEYLHSQGVVHRDLKPSNILYVDESGNPESIRICDFGFAKQLRANNGLLMTPCYTANFVAPEVLKRQGYDEGCDIWSLGVLLYTMMAGFTPFANGPEDTPNEILNRIGNGHFSLTGGNWDTVSEAAKDLVSKMLHVDPHQRLTAKQVLKHPWIVQRDKLPNSQLPHQDPKLVKGAMAATYSALKNSQPTPELKPIESSFLAQRRVKKLPSTSL; encoded by the exons TGAGAGACCGTGTGAGAACCAAGATGGAGAGAGACATCCTGGCAGACGTCAACCACCCATTTGTTGTCAAACTGCACTATG cATTCCAAACTGAAGGGAAGTTGTACTTGATCCTGGACTTTCTCAGAGGAGGTGATCTCTTCACTCGGCTCTCTAAAGAG GTGATGTTCACAGAAGAGGATGTGAAGTTTTATCTAGCAGAGCTGGCATTAGGACTGGACCACCTCCATGGCCTGGGCATCATTTACAGGGACCTCAAACCTGAAAA CATTCTCCTAGATGAGGAGGGACATATCAAACTTACAG ATTTTGGCTTGTGTAAAGAAGCCATTGATCATGAGAAGAAAGCGTATTCCTTCTGTGGTACTGTGGAGTACATGGCACCAGAGGTTGTGAACAGGCAGGGACACGACCACAGTGCCGACTGGTGGTCATTTGGAGTACTAATG TTTGAAATGTTGACTGGATCACTGCCATTTCAAGGGAAGGACCGCAAAGAAACAATGAACCTGATTCTGAA ggcGCGTCTGGGAATGCCTCAGTTCCTGAGTGCGGAGGCCCAATCTATGCTCAGGGCCTTGTTCAAGAGAAACCCTGCCAACAGACTGG GATCTGGTGCTGATGGTGCAGAAGAGCTCAAACGGCATGGTTTCTTCTCCACCATAGACTGGAAT aaACTCTTCAGAAGAGAATTAAAACCTCCGTTCAAACCGGCGGTAGCGCGTCCGGACGACACCTTCTACTTTGACTCTGAGTTCACCTCCCGCACCCCTAAAG ATTCCCCCGGCGTGCCCCCCAGTGCCGGAGCTCACCAGCTCTTCCGAGGCTTTAGCTTTATTGCGTCGACTCTGTTGGAGAAGGAAGGTTCAGTGGAGCCAGCCAaggcccctccacacccagtaGTCCAG caaTTACACGGAAAGAACCTGCTGTTCAGCGACGGCTACATATTAAAGGAAGACATTGGCATGGGCTCCTTCTCTGTCTGTAAACGATGTATCCACAAAGCCACCAACACAGAATACGCTGTcaag ATGATTGATAAGACCAGCACAGACCCCTCTGAGGAGATTGAGATTCTACTTAGATATGGACAGCACCCCAACATCATCACACTGAAGGAT gTGTACGACAACGGTAAGCAGGTGTTCATGGTGACGGAGCTGATGCGTGGAGGAGAGCTGCTGGATCGGATCCTCAAACAGAAGTTCTTTTCGGAGAGAGAGGCCAGCGCTGTGCTTCATACCATCACCAAGACTGTAGAGTACCTGCACTCACAGGGG GTGGTGCACAGAGACCTGAAGCCCAGCAACATCCTCTATGTTGACGAGTCGGGGAACCCAGAGTCTATCAGGATCTGTGACTTTGGCTTCGCTAAGCAATTGCGTGCCAACAACGGCCTGCTGATGACCCCGTGCTACACTGCTAACTTTGTAGCTCCTGAG GTGTTGAAGCGTCAGGGCTATGATGAAGGATGTGACATCTGGAGTCTGGGAGTCTTACTGTACACCATGATGGCCGG TTTTACTCCATTTGCTAACGGACCTGAGGACACACCAAATGAGATCCTGAACAGGATAGGCAATGGTCACTTCAGTCTGACTGGAGGCAACTGGGACACTGTGTCCGAGGCGGCCAAG GACCTTGTGTCCAAGATGCTTCATGTGGACCCCCATCAGAGACTGACTGCTAAGCAGGTCCTCAAACATCCCTGGATTGTTCAGAGAGACAAACTACCCAACAGCCAGCTCCCACACCAGGACCCCAAACTGGTCAAG GGTGCGATGGCAGCCACCTACTCTGCCCTGAAGAACTCCCAACCAACTCCAGAGCTCAAGCCCATCGAGAGCTCCTTCCTAGCTCAGAGGCGCGTTAAAAAGCTTCCCTCCACCTCCCTGTAG